From a region of the Candidatus Gracilibacteria bacterium genome:
- the uppS gene encoding di-trans,poly-cis-decaprenylcistransferase, with the protein MNHLAIIMDGNRRWAKERFMPAIFGHKAGFDTVKKITKHARNAGIQYLTLWALSTENLVKRDAEEIAGIIKIITYVPKLLPEFMENGVKIQVIGDISKLPVETQKILSDTIEITKNNTEIFLTIALVYGGQNEIVRATKKIILAGVNPDDLDETEFRKYTDSAILPAPDMIIRTGGDVRHSGFLLYDSAYAEYYFTNKNWPEFDEEELLKALASYNDRKRNFGK; encoded by the coding sequence ATGAATCATCTCGCAATTATAATGGACTGAAATCGTAGATGGGCTAAAGAACGTTTTATGCCTGCAATTTTTTGACATAAAGCGTGATTTGATACTGTAAAAAAAATCACGAAACACGCGAGAAATGCTTGAATTCAGTATCTTACTCTATGGGCCCTCTCTACTGAGAACTTAGTGAAAAGAGACGCTGAAGAAATTGCTGGAATAATAAAAATAATAACGTATGTTCCAAAACTTTTGCCAGAGTTTATGGAAAATTGAGTAAAAATTCAAGTTATTTGAGATATATCAAAGCTTCCTGTTGAAACACAAAAAATTCTGAGTGATACTATAGAAATAACTAAAAACAATACTGAAATATTTCTTACAATTGCTCTGGTATATGGAGGACAAAATGAAATAGTACGTGCCACAAAAAAAATTATACTCGCTTGAGTTAATCCCGATGATCTTGATGAAACTGAGTTTAGAAAATATACCGACAGCGCAATTTTACCAGCTCCTGATATGATTATTAGGACTTGATGAGATGTTAGACATTCGTGATTTCTCCTCTATGACAGTGCGTATGCTGAGTATTATTTTACCAATAAAAATTGGCCTGAATTTGATGAAGAAGAACTTTTGAAAGCACTCGCTAGCTACAATGATCGAAAACGTAATTTTTGAAAATAA